The Eubacterium ventriosum genome includes the window CCAATCTGTTAAGGCAGACGCCCAAATGTATAAAAATGCTGCTGCCAGTAGCTTGTATTGATGTTGGCATAAGAGATCGGGTCTCCGCAGTGGATCATCATTCCATTTCCTACATAGATCCCTACATGGCTTGCGCCGCTGGTATTGTAGGTCCCCTGGAAGAAGATCAGGTCGCCCGGTTTTGCATCTGCGCTTGATACCGGCGTACATACACCTAAAAGACCGTCCGCAGTCAGCCTTCCGAAATTCCAGCCGACGCCGCAGTTGTTGATCACCCAGGACACATAGCCGGAACAGTCAAAGGAAGTGGAAGGGCTTGCGCCTCCCCATACATACGGATAGCCAAGATATTTTTCCGCCTCGGCCATCATTGCAGCAAACTGTTCATCCGCAAGGGCTTCCGGTGGAATGTCATAATCGAAGTAGTTTCCTGTGCCGCCTGAACCAACTTCCGGCAGGTGCCGTTCGCTGGTATCGCCGGTATCAGCAAAATACAGGGGATTCAAATACTGACCGTCAACCAGGACTTCTAAATGCAGGTGGGGACCGGTGGAATTTCCGGTATTCCCGACCTTTGCGATCACATCCCCGGCTTTGACCTCCTGCCCGGCAGAAACAAGGATCTGGGAACAGTGCCCGTATTTGGTCGTCAGGGTATGTCCTTCGTATGCCTCGCCTTCAATGGCAACACATAAGCCATAACCGCTGGCATTTCCCGCAAGGGTGACTGTTCCGTCATGCCCGGCAAGGATCTCTGTGCCCTCCGGCATCCCGATGTCCACACCGGTGTGATAGTTCTTTTCCCCGCTGATGGGATGTACCCGGTAGCCGTAGTAGCTGGTCACATAAGGGAGCCAGTTGGTGCCAAAGATATTTTTGACATACTGGCGGTTTCCTTTTGTCTGCAGCAGGATCTCGCAGATCTCTTTCTGGTCTGCGTTCATCCGGGAAACGACCAGGTTTTCCAGAGGTGTGACTGTGAGCTTGACATTTAAGATGCGCCATTCATAAGGCACTTCCTCCTGGGTTTCTTCCCCGGTTTCCGGGTCAACGGAAGTTTCGGTGCGGTAACGGATCTCGGTTTCTTCTGAAAAGGACAGGGTATATTGTTCCTGGAAAAGCTGCCGCAGCACGCTTTCCACTTCATCGTAAGTAAATCCCTGATAAGCAGAAGTCAGATACCCCATCAGCACATACGGGTCATGCTCGATCGCACCCAGGTTATACCGGTATTCGTCATAACCGGGGCGGTCTGATTCCACCCTGTCTATTTCCATTTGCAGATCTGTTTCCCACTCGGTATAGGTAAGCTCCGCCTGATTGATGTCCTGATCGTCTGCAAGATAGGTAGAAGCAGCCAGACTTCCCAGACCGCCGGTCCCAATATTGGAGAACGTGGAAAACAGGGACATGATCAAGAAAATTACCAAAAGGAGAAGCAGGAGGACAAGGCAGATCATAGGGTGCCGTTTGACCGCATGGACAATACCGACGCTGACCCTCTCTGTTGCGACTGCGGCA containing:
- a CDS encoding CD1108 family mobile element protein, yielding MAHDREFQRKRKDTRMPVRDSHGEDQPAARQTEQDFDLRRARDTPSSVNGKTHRQDIPVQTEFSQLSPETPVSLLEQGDAYAAALDVFSDRFEIPDATGTESPTQDNGRSNFRQEVSRRSFVTEDVTDHDTGQYAPSSEGSAPPSGTDRSGQGHRYRTHQHGNKYQQRFQEAAQAEEQAAQKEKGVDSEPPKTSKLEFTADELPPETKDKKLTHARRKAERTAQKAEQAQNRLPARKKLRMETVSDPETGKAKKHLKFEKEVKSQKAHVKGPVPLRPVKAGANTAIGYAHKKIYEAEDENVGIKAAHRSELVGEAGLRTAYHRHKTAPYRKAAKLQQKSAKANARLAYRQALSDHPELKKHAIARIWQKQKLKRQYAKAAREAGKQAKNAAVATERVSVGIVHAVKRHPMICLVLLLLLLVIFLIMSLFSTFSNIGTGGLGSLAASTYLADDQDINQAELTYTEWETDLQMEIDRVESDRPGYDEYRYNLGAIEHDPYVLMGYLTSAYQGFTYDEVESVLRQLFQEQYTLSFSEETEIRYRTETSVDPETGEETQEEVPYEWRILNVKLTVTPLENLVVSRMNADQKEICEILLQTKGNRQYVKNIFGTNWLPYVTSYYGYRVHPISGEKNYHTGVDIGMPEGTEILAGHDGTVTLAGNASGYGLCVAIEGEAYEGHTLTTKYGHCSQILVSAGQEVKAGDVIAKVGNTGNSTGPHLHLEVLVDGQYLNPLYFADTGDTSERHLPEVGSGGTGNYFDYDIPPEALADEQFAAMMAEAEKYLGYPYVWGGASPSTSFDCSGYVSWVINNCGVGWNFGRLTADGLLGVCTPVSSADAKPGDLIFFQGTYNTSGASHVGIYVGNGMMIHCGDPISYANINTSYWQQHFYTFGRLP